A region of Candidatus Binatia bacterium DNA encodes the following proteins:
- a CDS encoding 3-hydroxyacyl-CoA dehydrogenase NAD-binding domain-containing protein, with the protein MIATVGAGTIGTGVAQALAACDYRVLLLDHSEIQLGRALRNIRRGIRAQRLVGGAHPVPDPDEVLRRIDPTTDPDQLVRTHIVIENVTENWTIKEALYRDMAKITDPQTVFCANTSTIPITQIASATEYPDRVIGMHFMNPVPIMPAVELIRGHHTSERTIRTARRLVAGLGKHAILVEDSPGFVTNRVMMLVINEAIFILQDRVAETPQDVDRLLKTCLGRKMGPLETADLIGLDTVLFSMEELYRRFSDSKYRPCPLLRKMVSAGILGRKSGHGFYRYHQVAA; encoded by the coding sequence CTGATCGCGACCGTCGGAGCCGGAACGATCGGAACCGGCGTCGCCCAGGCCCTCGCGGCCTGCGATTACCGGGTTCTCCTCCTGGATCACTCCGAGATCCAGCTGGGTCGCGCCCTTCGCAATATTCGCCGGGGCATTCGAGCCCAGAGACTGGTGGGCGGCGCCCACCCGGTACCGGATCCCGACGAAGTCCTTCGCCGAATCGACCCCACGACGGATCCCGATCAACTGGTCCGTACCCATATCGTGATCGAGAACGTCACGGAGAACTGGACCATCAAGGAAGCGCTCTACCGCGACATGGCGAAGATCACGGATCCGCAGACGGTCTTCTGCGCCAATACGTCGACGATCCCGATCACACAGATCGCTTCGGCGACGGAATACCCCGACCGTGTCATCGGAATGCACTTCATGAACCCGGTGCCGATCATGCCGGCGGTCGAGCTCATTCGGGGGCACCATACCTCCGAGAGAACGATCCGCACCGCTCGACGGCTCGTGGCCGGGCTCGGCAAGCACGCAATCCTGGTGGAGGACTCTCCCGGCTTCGTGACCAATCGCGTGATGATGCTGGTGATCAACGAGGCGATCTTCATTCTGCAGGATCGCGTCGCGGAGACGCCGCAGGATGTCGATCGGCTTCTCAAGACCTGCCTCGGCCGCAAGATGGGACCGCTGGAAACCGCGGACCTGATCGGCCTCGACACCGTGCTCTTCTCCATGGAAGAGCTGTACCGCAGGTTCAGCGACTCCAAGTACCGGCCCTGCCCACTTCTCCGGAAGATGGTGTCCGCCGGAATCCTGGGTCGCAAGTCGGGCCACGGCTTCTACCGCTACCATCAAGTCGCCGCGTAG
- a CDS encoding 4'-phosphopantetheinyl transferase superfamily protein: MAEVASVAEESAPEALGNREVLIWHVRPSEVRAPELVDRYQRILSAEECERGNRFQFDRDRHSYLVTRVLVRTVLSHYTGVDPTAWGFEKNSYGRPSIAYPPSARRLRFNLSHTTDLIACCVARQREIGVDVESLERTNVRIELADRFFSPAEAADLRSRPAWRTRFFEYWTLKEAYIKARGMGLSLPIEKFTLDLREPRDIRIAFAPPLRDRPETLRFQLFDHLPGYMMALAFRIAREERVLVRVGPTVPPSFGEAPVSQIHEYIRPTAVGSVVIVPEGPRVFSDDEEWGAFPPLPPKS; this comes from the coding sequence GTGGCAGAGGTAGCGTCCGTCGCGGAGGAATCGGCTCCGGAGGCGCTCGGGAATCGCGAGGTCTTGATCTGGCACGTGCGCCCGTCCGAGGTGCGAGCGCCTGAGCTCGTAGACCGGTACCAACGCATCCTCAGTGCGGAAGAATGCGAACGAGGCAACCGGTTCCAGTTCGATCGCGACAGACACTCGTATCTCGTCACACGCGTGCTCGTTCGAACGGTGCTGTCGCACTACACCGGCGTCGACCCAACCGCGTGGGGCTTCGAGAAGAACTCCTACGGCCGTCCGTCGATCGCCTACCCACCGAGCGCGCGGCGCCTGCGCTTCAACCTGTCGCATACGACCGATCTGATCGCGTGCTGTGTCGCTCGACAGCGTGAGATCGGCGTGGACGTCGAGAGCCTCGAGCGCACCAACGTGCGCATCGAGCTGGCGGACCGCTTCTTCTCACCGGCCGAGGCGGCGGACCTGCGGTCTCGGCCCGCCTGGCGCACGAGGTTCTTCGAGTACTGGACGCTGAAGGAAGCCTACATCAAGGCACGCGGGATGGGGCTTTCGCTTCCCATCGAGAAGTTCACGCTCGATCTCCGGGAACCGCGAGACATCCGGATCGCCTTTGCCCCACCGCTGCGAGACCGACCCGAGACCTTGCGCTTCCAGCTCTTCGACCACCTGCCGGGCTACATGATGGCGCTGGCGTTCCGGATCGCCCGTGAAGAGCGGGTCCTGGTCCGGGTCGGGCCTACGGTTCCCCCGTCGTTTGGCGAGGCCCCGGTTTCGCAAATCCACGAGTACATTCGACCGACTGCCGTGGGTTCGGTCGTGATCGTTCCGGAGGGTCCGCGAGTTTTTTCCGACGACGAAGAGTGGGGCGCATTCCCGCCGCTCCCACCCAAGAGCTGA
- a CDS encoding acyl-CoA dehydrogenase family protein: MEQPRHKELEQGFEQFASTHVAPHAAQCDREERIPDSIIEQLGDAGYLGIGIPTKWGGGGADSVTFGLLNRQIARASASVHGVINVHHMATAPIARWGSSSMRETWLPRLVRGELVAAFAATEPEVGSDAAAIRTTARPDGDHFVLNGTKKWITLGQRADVFVILARCDEGPTAFLVERDTPGVEITPIRGILGCRGYMLAEIRFDQCRIPGDNIVGRLGLGLTHVFSVGLDIGRYGLAWGCTGVLDACLDASLHHTRRRQQFGVAIREHQLVQQMITRMVTKTRAAELLCTHAGKLRDQRAPSAIAETSLAKYYASVSLGEVAADAVQLHGAAGCSAEQPVQRYMRDAKIMEIIEGTTQIQELAIARYAYQDLDRAEPLSAEADCDKAA; encoded by the coding sequence GTGGAACAGCCGAGACACAAAGAGCTAGAGCAGGGATTCGAGCAGTTCGCCTCGACCCATGTCGCGCCGCACGCGGCCCAGTGCGACCGCGAGGAACGCATTCCGGACTCCATCATCGAGCAGCTCGGCGACGCCGGCTATCTCGGCATAGGAATCCCGACGAAGTGGGGGGGCGGGGGTGCGGACTCGGTCACGTTCGGCCTGCTGAATCGGCAGATTGCACGCGCGAGTGCTTCCGTGCACGGGGTCATCAACGTGCACCACATGGCCACGGCACCGATCGCCCGGTGGGGCAGCTCCTCGATGCGAGAAACGTGGCTTCCCCGTCTCGTGCGCGGTGAGCTCGTCGCGGCGTTCGCGGCGACCGAGCCCGAGGTCGGGAGCGACGCGGCGGCCATCCGAACCACGGCCAGGCCCGACGGCGATCACTTCGTTCTGAACGGCACGAAGAAGTGGATCACGCTCGGACAGCGGGCCGACGTGTTCGTGATCCTCGCCCGGTGTGACGAAGGTCCGACCGCCTTTCTCGTCGAACGGGATACTCCGGGCGTCGAGATCACACCGATCCGGGGAATCCTCGGCTGCCGCGGGTACATGCTGGCCGAGATCCGGTTCGATCAATGCCGCATTCCCGGCGACAACATCGTCGGACGCCTTGGTCTCGGACTGACCCACGTGTTCTCGGTCGGCCTCGACATCGGCCGATACGGTCTCGCATGGGGCTGCACCGGCGTTCTCGACGCATGCCTCGACGCCTCGCTCCACCACACGCGCCGCCGGCAGCAGTTCGGAGTCGCGATCCGTGAACATCAGCTCGTGCAGCAGATGATCACGCGCATGGTCACGAAGACCCGCGCTGCCGAACTCCTGTGCACCCACGCCGGCAAACTCCGGGACCAGCGCGCTCCATCCGCGATCGCAGAGACGTCGCTCGCGAAATACTACGCGTCGGTCTCTCTCGGAGAGGTCGCGGCCGACGCGGTTCAACTCCACGGTGCGGCGGGATGCAGCGCCGAGCAGCCGGTTCAACGCTACATGCGTGACGCAAAAATCATGGAGATCATCGAAGGCACGACGCAGATCCAGGAACTCGCGATCGCACGCTACGCGTATCAGGATCTCGATCGCGCCGAACCCCTCTCGGCGGAAGCCGACTGCGACAAGGCCGCGTGA